A part of Saccharomonospora amisosensis genomic DNA contains:
- the xseA gene encoding exodeoxyribonuclease VII large subunit, with protein sequence MSSGTERTRRTAEPSTAECPWPVRTVARKIADWIHRLGAVWVEGQVTQISARPGAQTSFLTLRDPAADVSMTVTCAASLVRDCDPPLRDGARVVVHAKPTFYLNRGTLSLRANEIRPVGIGELLARIERLRRLLAAEGLFAQERKRRLPFLPKGVGLITGRASAAEHDVLVNAQARWPAVAFRVVNTAVQGPAAVPQIVRALSTLDADPDIDVIVIARGGGSVEDLLPFSDETLCRAVAAAGTPVVSAIGHEPDSPLLDHVADLRCSTPTDAGKRVVPDVREETARVHQLRDRARRALHGWVDTQRRLLEQLRSRPSLAEPLEPIERRAADVQTHLERGRRAILTVVGNEQAALAAARARLNALGPSATLARGYAVVQYHDEQGNLAVLRSVSQVAEGTPLRVRVADGAIRAIAGAQEE encoded by the coding sequence GTGAGCAGCGGCACCGAACGCACCAGACGGACGGCCGAGCCGTCCACCGCGGAGTGCCCGTGGCCGGTGCGCACGGTGGCTCGCAAGATCGCCGACTGGATCCACCGCCTTGGCGCGGTCTGGGTCGAGGGCCAGGTCACGCAGATCTCGGCCCGGCCGGGAGCGCAGACCTCGTTCCTCACATTGCGCGACCCGGCCGCCGACGTGTCCATGACGGTTACCTGTGCCGCGAGCCTGGTACGTGACTGCGATCCGCCGTTGCGTGACGGGGCGAGGGTGGTGGTGCACGCGAAGCCGACGTTCTACCTCAACAGGGGGACGCTCAGCCTGCGGGCCAACGAGATCCGTCCCGTCGGCATCGGCGAGTTACTCGCTCGCATCGAGCGACTGCGCAGGCTGCTCGCCGCCGAGGGGCTGTTCGCGCAGGAACGCAAACGCAGGTTGCCGTTCCTGCCAAAAGGCGTCGGGCTCATCACCGGAAGGGCCTCCGCCGCCGAGCACGACGTGCTCGTCAACGCGCAGGCACGTTGGCCTGCCGTCGCCTTCCGGGTCGTGAACACCGCTGTGCAGGGTCCGGCGGCGGTACCACAGATCGTCCGCGCGCTATCCACTTTGGACGCCGACCCCGACATCGACGTGATCGTCATCGCTCGCGGTGGTGGCAGCGTCGAGGATTTGCTTCCGTTCTCCGACGAGACGCTGTGTCGAGCGGTGGCCGCGGCGGGAACCCCGGTTGTCAGCGCGATCGGTCACGAGCCGGACTCGCCGCTGCTGGACCATGTGGCCGACCTGCGCTGCTCCACCCCCACCGACGCGGGCAAGCGCGTCGTGCCGGACGTGCGGGAGGAGACCGCCCGGGTCCACCAGCTTCGCGACCGCGCACGCCGCGCACTACACGGGTGGGTGGACACCCAGCGCAGGTTGCTCGAGCAGTTGCGCAGCAGGCCGTCGCTCGCCGAGCCACTCGAGCCGATCGAGCGCCGCGCCGCGGATGTCCAGACCCATCTGGAGCGAGGCAGGCGCGCCATACTCACGGTCGTCGGTAACGAGCAGGCAGCGCTGGCCGCCGCAAGGGCGAGGCTCAATGCCCTCGGCCCTTCGGCCACGCTCGCCCGCGGCTACGCCGTCGTGCAGTACCACGACGAGCAAGGCAACCTCGCGGTGCTCCGATCGGTCTCACAAGTAGCCGAAGGGACACCGCTTCGCGTGCGGGTCGCCGACGGCGCCATCCGAGCGATCGCGGGCGCGCAAGAGGAGTGA
- a CDS encoding exodeoxyribonuclease VII small subunit: MSEADGEQLADLGYEEARDQLIEVVRELESGGLSLEQSLALWERGERLARLCERHLEGARERIEAALATVEDTPDVEVSEDVAGNSE; encoded by the coding sequence GTGAGTGAAGCGGACGGCGAGCAACTGGCCGACCTCGGTTACGAGGAGGCGCGGGACCAACTGATCGAGGTTGTCAGGGAGCTGGAGAGCGGCGGGCTGTCCCTGGAGCAGTCCCTTGCGCTGTGGGAGCGGGGCGAGCGGCTGGCCAGGCTGTGCGAGCGACATCTGGAGGGTGCACGCGAGCGCATCGAAGCGGCGCTGGCTACGGTAGAGGACACGCCTGACGTCGAGGTCTCCGAGGACGTGGCCGGCAACTCGGAGTGA
- the glpX gene encoding class II fructose-bisphosphatase, whose product MTAASQSAGSSRKVEAPDRNLAMELVRVTEAAAMAAGRWVGKGDKNGGDGAAVDAMRQLIGTVSMRGVVVIGEGEKDEAPMLYNGEVVGNGDGPECDVAVDPIDGTTLMSKGMPNALAVLAVAERGAMFDPSAVFYMEKLAVGPEAAGAVDLSAPIAENIRRVAKAKHSSTSDVTVCILDRSRHENIVKEVRAAGARIRFITDGDVAGAIAAARPTTGVDMLLGIGGTPEGIIAACALKCLGGELQGRLWPKDDEEREKALAAGHDLDRVLTIDDLVRGDNVFFCATGVTDGDLLRGVHYRAGGATTQSIVMRSKSGTVRMIDGYHRLTKLRAYSSVDFDGSAGGEDEVPPLP is encoded by the coding sequence ATGACCGCCGCCAGCCAGTCCGCCGGTAGTTCGAGGAAAGTAGAGGCTCCTGACCGCAACCTCGCCATGGAACTGGTGCGGGTGACCGAGGCCGCCGCCATGGCCGCGGGCCGGTGGGTCGGAAAGGGAGACAAGAACGGCGGTGACGGTGCCGCCGTGGACGCCATGCGCCAGTTGATCGGCACCGTGTCGATGCGGGGCGTCGTCGTGATCGGCGAGGGCGAGAAGGACGAGGCGCCCATGCTCTACAACGGGGAGGTCGTGGGCAACGGCGACGGGCCGGAGTGTGATGTCGCCGTCGACCCGATCGACGGCACCACACTGATGTCGAAGGGTATGCCCAACGCACTCGCCGTGCTCGCGGTCGCCGAGCGGGGCGCCATGTTCGACCCCTCGGCTGTCTTCTACATGGAAAAGCTGGCGGTGGGCCCCGAAGCGGCCGGTGCGGTGGACCTGTCCGCCCCTATCGCTGAGAACATCCGGCGGGTCGCCAAGGCAAAGCACAGCTCCACGTCGGACGTGACGGTCTGCATCCTGGACCGTTCCAGGCACGAGAACATCGTGAAGGAGGTTCGCGCGGCGGGTGCCCGCATCCGGTTCATCACCGATGGCGATGTGGCAGGCGCCATCGCGGCGGCCCGCCCGACCACCGGCGTCGACATGCTGCTCGGTATCGGTGGCACACCGGAGGGCATCATCGCGGCATGCGCGTTGAAGTGCCTCGGCGGCGAGTTGCAGGGCAGGCTGTGGCCCAAGGACGACGAGGAACGCGAGAAGGCTCTCGCCGCGGGACACGACCTCGATCGCGTGCTGACCATCGACGATCTCGTTCGCGGAGACAACGTGTTCTTCTGCGCCACCGGGGTCACCGACGGTGACCTGCTGCGGGGTGTTCACTACCGCGCGGGCGGCGCCACCACGCAGTCGATCGTGATGCGCTCGAAGTCGGGGACCGTGCGGATGATCGACGGCTACCACCGGTTGACCAAGCTTCGCGCCTACTCGTCGGTGGACTTCGACGGCAGCGCAGGCGGCGAGGACGAGGTCCCGCCGCTTCCCTGA
- a CDS encoding NAD(P)/FAD-dependent oxidoreductase, with protein sequence MSSPETLSVDVLIVGAGPTGLFGAYYAGFRGLSTAIVDSLPESGGQVTAMYPEKMIYDVGGFPAVRGRDLVKGLVEQAGQWNPTYLLGRKAEELRTVDDGLEVTLDGGQAVRTGAVLITAGIGEFTPRPLPAGDGWLGRGLVHFVPSLAAHAGKHVVVVGGGDSAFDWVLALRPIAASVALVHRRSRFRAAESIVREAREAGVRIITDAEVTSLRGGDDGELAEVELRTRAGEDIVLPAQTVIAALGFTADLGPIESWGLTIEQRSIQVDTTMATARERVYAAGDVAAYPGKVKLIATGFGEAATAINNIAVLLDPAARLFPGHSSDKM encoded by the coding sequence ATGAGCTCGCCCGAGACGTTGTCGGTCGACGTGTTGATTGTCGGGGCGGGACCGACCGGTCTGTTCGGCGCCTATTACGCGGGTTTCCGTGGCCTGTCCACGGCGATCGTGGACTCGCTTCCGGAGTCGGGAGGGCAGGTGACCGCGATGTACCCCGAAAAGATGATCTACGACGTCGGCGGGTTCCCCGCTGTCCGCGGCCGCGACCTCGTCAAGGGACTGGTGGAGCAGGCCGGGCAGTGGAACCCGACGTACCTGCTCGGACGCAAGGCCGAGGAATTGCGCACCGTCGACGACGGTCTGGAAGTGACGCTGGACGGTGGCCAGGCCGTGCGCACGGGCGCCGTGTTGATCACGGCGGGGATCGGGGAGTTCACCCCGCGCCCGTTGCCAGCGGGCGACGGCTGGCTCGGCCGGGGCCTCGTCCACTTCGTACCGTCGCTGGCCGCGCACGCCGGCAAGCACGTCGTGGTGGTCGGCGGAGGCGACTCCGCGTTCGACTGGGTCCTCGCCCTGCGGCCGATTGCCGCGAGTGTCGCGCTGGTGCACCGCAGGTCCAGGTTCCGCGCGGCGGAGTCGATCGTGCGAGAGGCGCGCGAGGCAGGAGTGCGGATCATCACCGACGCCGAGGTGACCAGCCTTCGCGGCGGAGACGACGGCGAACTCGCCGAGGTGGAACTCAGAACGAGGGCAGGGGAAGACATCGTGCTGCCCGCGCAGACCGTGATCGCCGCGCTCGGGTTCACCGCCGACCTCGGGCCCATCGAGAGCTGGGGCCTCACGATCGAGCAACGGTCGATCCAGGTGGACACCACGATGGCCACCGCGCGCGAGCGCGTTTACGCCGCCGGGGATGTGGCGGCCTATCCGGGCAAGGTGAAGCTGATCGCGACCGGATTCGGTGAGGCGGCCACCGCGATCAACAACATCGCGGTGCTGCTCGACCCGGCCGCACGGCTGTTTCCCGGCCACTCCAGCGACAAGATGTGA